The following proteins come from a genomic window of Citrobacter europaeus:
- the alaA gene encoding alanine transaminase AlaA produces the protein MSPIEKSSKLENVCYDIRGPVLKEAKRLEEEGNKVLKLNIGNPAPFGFEAPDEILVDVIRNLPTAQGYCDSKGLYSARKAIMQHYQARGMRDVTVEDIYIGNGVSELIVQAMQALLNSGDEMLVPAPDYPLWTAAVSLSGGNAVHYLCDESSDWFPDLDDIRAKITPRTRGIVIINPNNPTGAVYSKELLMEIVEIARQNNLIIFADEIYDKILYDDAEHHSIAAMAPDLLTITFNGLSKTYRVAGFRQGWMVLNGPKKHAKGYIEGLEMLASMRLCANVPAQHAIQTALGGYQSISEFIMPGGRLYEQRNRAWELLNDIPGVSCVKPRGALYMFPKIDAKRFNIHDDQKMVLDFLLQEKVLLVQGTAFNWPWPDHFRIVTLPRIDDIEMSLSKFERFLSGYRQL, from the coding sequence ATGTCCCCCATTGAAAAATCCAGCAAATTAGAAAACGTCTGTTATGACATTCGCGGCCCGGTTCTGAAGGAAGCAAAGCGCCTGGAAGAAGAAGGCAATAAAGTTCTGAAACTGAACATCGGCAACCCGGCGCCATTCGGGTTTGAAGCGCCAGATGAAATTCTGGTGGATGTGATCCGCAATTTGCCAACAGCGCAAGGATATTGCGACTCAAAAGGTCTTTATTCCGCCCGTAAAGCGATTATGCAGCATTACCAGGCCCGTGGTATGCGCGACGTCACCGTGGAAGATATTTATATCGGTAACGGCGTTTCTGAATTAATTGTGCAGGCTATGCAGGCATTGCTGAATAGCGGGGACGAAATGCTGGTTCCTGCCCCTGATTATCCACTGTGGACGGCGGCGGTTTCGCTCTCCGGCGGTAATGCCGTGCACTACCTGTGTGACGAATCATCAGACTGGTTCCCGGACCTCGATGATATCCGCGCCAAAATTACACCGCGTACCCGCGGGATCGTCATCATCAACCCAAACAACCCAACCGGCGCTGTTTATTCTAAAGAGCTGCTGATGGAGATTGTTGAGATTGCTCGCCAGAACAACCTCATCATCTTTGCGGATGAGATTTACGACAAAATTCTCTACGATGACGCTGAACACCACTCCATCGCGGCAATGGCTCCGGACCTGCTGACCATCACCTTCAACGGCCTGTCAAAAACCTATCGCGTTGCTGGTTTCCGTCAGGGCTGGATGGTGCTGAACGGACCGAAAAAACATGCCAAGGGGTATATTGAAGGTCTTGAGATGCTGGCCTCTATGCGCTTATGTGCCAACGTTCCGGCGCAACATGCTATTCAGACCGCGCTGGGCGGATACCAGAGCATCAGCGAATTCATCATGCCTGGTGGGCGTCTGTATGAACAACGCAACCGTGCATGGGAACTGCTCAATGACATTCCCGGCGTCTCTTGCGTAAAACCGCGCGGCGCACTGTATATGTTCCCGAAAATTGATGCTAAACGCTTCAACATTCATGACGACCAGAAGATGGTGCTCGACTTCCTGCTGCAGGAGAAAGTTCTGCTGGTGCAGGGGACGGCGTTCAACTGGCCGTGGCCGGATCATTTCCGCATCGTTACGCTGCCGCGAATTGATGATATCGAAATGTCGTTGAGTAAATTTGAGCGTTTCCTGTCGGGTTATCGCCAGCTGTAA
- the yfbR gene encoding 5'-deoxynucleotidase: MKQSHFFAHLSRLKLINRWPLMRNVRTENVSEHSLQVAMVAHALAAIKNRKFGGQVNAERIALLAMYHDASEVLTGDLPTPVKYFNSQIAQEYKAIEKIAQQKLVDMVPDELRDIFAPLIDEHALSEEERSIVKQADALCAYLKCLEELSAGNNEFLLAKTRLEKTLESRRSEEMDYFMDVFVPSFHLSLDEISQDSPL; encoded by the coding sequence ATGAAGCAGAGCCACTTTTTTGCCCACCTCTCCCGTCTGAAACTCATTAATCGCTGGCCGCTGATGCGCAATGTGCGCACCGAAAACGTGTCCGAACACAGTCTGCAGGTTGCCATGGTTGCTCATGCGCTGGCCGCGATCAAAAACCGTAAATTTGGTGGTCAGGTGAATGCTGAGCGTATTGCCCTACTGGCGATGTATCACGATGCGTCAGAGGTGTTGACCGGCGATCTCCCTACCCCGGTGAAATACTTCAACTCGCAGATTGCCCAGGAATATAAAGCGATAGAGAAAATTGCCCAGCAAAAGCTGGTCGATATGGTTCCTGATGAACTGCGCGATATTTTTGCGCCGCTCATTGATGAACATGCCTTGAGTGAAGAAGAGAGATCGATTGTTAAACAGGCCGATGCCCTGTGCGCATATCTGAAGTGTCTGGAGGAACTCTCCGCCGGTAACAACGAGTTTCTGCTGGCTAAAACGCGTCTGGAAAAAACGCTGGAATCGCGACGCAGCGAGGAGATGGACTACTTTATGGACGTATTCGTCCCGAGCTTTCACCTCTCATTAGATGAAATAAGCCAGGATTCACCATTGTAA
- a CDS encoding SLC13 family permease, with product MNGELIWVLSLLAIAVVLFATGRVRMDAVALLVIIAFVLSGTLSITEAFSGFSDPNVILIAALFIIGDGLVRTGVATVMGAWLVKVAGSSEVKMLVLLMITVAGLGAFMSSTGVVAIFIPVVLSVSMRMEISPSRLMMPLSFAGLISGMMTLVATPPNLVVNSELLREGLNGFSFFSVTPMGLVVLVLGIIYMLLMRFMLKGEDSGQPGDGWKRRTFRDLIKEYRLTGRARRLAIRPGSPMIGQRLDDLKLRERYGANVIGVERWRRFRRVIVDVNGVSEFRARDVLLIDMSAADVDLREFCSEQLLEPMVLRGEYFSEQALDVGMAEISLIPESELIGKTVREIAFRTRYGLNVVGLKRDGTALAGAVVDEPLLMGDIILVVGNWKLITLLGQKGRDFVVLNMPVEVSEASPAHSQAPHAIFCLVLMVALMLTDEIPNTVAAIIACLLMGKFRCIDAESAYKAIHWPSIILIVGMMPFALALQKTGGVDLVVKGLMDVGGGYGPYMMLGCLFVLCATIGLFISNTATAVLMAPIALAAAKSMGVSPYPFAMVIAMAASAAFMTPVSSPVNTLVLGPGNYSFSDFVKIGVPFTIIVMVVCVVMIPMLFPF from the coding sequence GTGAACGGTGAATTGATATGGGTTCTCTCATTGCTGGCGATTGCCGTCGTTTTGTTTGCAACTGGCAGAGTGCGTATGGATGCGGTCGCTTTGCTGGTCATTATTGCCTTTGTTCTCAGCGGAACATTGAGCATCACAGAAGCCTTTTCCGGATTCAGCGATCCTAACGTTATTTTGATAGCGGCTTTATTCATTATCGGCGATGGCCTGGTGCGTACTGGGGTGGCGACGGTAATGGGAGCCTGGCTGGTGAAGGTGGCTGGCAGCAGTGAAGTCAAAATGCTGGTGTTGCTGATGATTACCGTCGCCGGGCTTGGTGCGTTTATGAGTTCGACCGGCGTGGTCGCCATCTTTATTCCGGTGGTCCTAAGCGTTTCCATGCGCATGGAAATTTCCCCTTCACGCCTGATGATGCCACTGAGTTTTGCAGGACTAATCAGCGGCATGATGACGCTGGTGGCGACGCCGCCCAACCTGGTCGTCAACAGTGAATTGTTGCGCGAAGGACTTAACGGTTTCAGTTTTTTTAGCGTTACCCCGATGGGGCTGGTGGTCCTGGTGCTTGGCATAATTTATATGCTGCTGATGCGCTTTATGCTCAAGGGGGAAGATTCCGGCCAGCCGGGAGACGGCTGGAAACGCCGGACCTTTCGCGATCTGATTAAAGAATATCGCCTGACCGGGCGCGCGCGTCGCCTGGCGATTCGTCCGGGCTCTCCTATGATAGGCCAGCGTCTGGACGACCTGAAACTGCGTGAGCGCTACGGGGCAAACGTGATTGGCGTGGAGCGCTGGCGTCGCTTTCGTCGCGTGATCGTTGACGTAAACGGGGTTTCTGAGTTTCGCGCCCGTGACGTGCTGCTGATTGATATGTCTGCAGCGGATGTCGATCTGCGAGAGTTTTGCAGTGAGCAACTGCTGGAGCCGATGGTACTGCGCGGCGAATACTTCTCCGAGCAGGCGCTTGACGTGGGGATGGCCGAAATCTCTCTGATCCCTGAGTCGGAATTGATCGGCAAAACGGTACGGGAAATCGCTTTTCGTACGCGTTACGGGCTGAATGTCGTTGGGCTGAAGCGTGATGGTACAGCGCTGGCCGGAGCGGTGGTTGATGAGCCGCTGTTGATGGGCGATATCATTTTAGTGGTGGGAAACTGGAAGCTTATCACGCTGCTTGGACAAAAAGGGCGCGATTTTGTGGTGCTGAATATGCCCGTGGAAGTCAGTGAAGCTTCTCCGGCGCACAGCCAGGCGCCGCATGCGATTTTCTGCCTGGTGCTGATGGTCGCCCTGATGCTCACTGATGAAATTCCCAATACGGTTGCCGCGATCATCGCCTGTCTGCTGATGGGGAAATTTCGTTGTATCGATGCCGAAAGCGCCTATAAAGCGATTCACTGGCCGAGCATTATTTTGATTGTCGGGATGATGCCCTTCGCGCTGGCCTTACAAAAAACCGGCGGTGTCGATCTGGTGGTGAAAGGGCTGATGGACGTCGGCGGTGGGTATGGTCCGTATATGATGCTGGGCTGCCTGTTCGTGCTGTGCGCGACCATCGGGTTATTTATCTCCAACACCGCGACGGCGGTGCTGATGGCGCCAATCGCGCTGGCGGCAGCAAAGTCGATGGGTGTTTCGCCTTATCCTTTTGCGATGGTGATTGCGATGGCGGCATCCGCGGCCTTTATGACGCCGGTTTCTTCGCCAGTAAACACGCTGGTGCTCGGGCCTGGCAACTACAGTTTTAGCGATTTTGTGAAGATTGGCGTGCCGTTTACCATCATTGTGATGGTGGTGTGCGTGGTGATGATCCCGATGCTGTTCCCGTTTTGA
- a CDS encoding sugar phosphatase — MPEGASVQCKGFLFDLDGTLVDSLPAVERAWCNWADRFGLDHAEVLGFIHGKQAITSLRHFMVGKSEAEIAAEFTRLEQIEATETAGITALPGAVDLLNHLNKAGIPWAIVTSGSMPVARARHRVAGLPAPEVFVTAERVKRGKPEPDAYLLGAQLLGLAPQECAVVEDAPAGVLSGLAAGCHVIAVNAPADTPRLDEVDFSLTSLEHISVTKQPNGNVVVVRNT, encoded by the coding sequence ATGCCTGAGGGGGCGAGCGTGCAGTGCAAAGGTTTTCTGTTTGATCTGGATGGAACACTGGTCGATTCCTTACCCGCGGTAGAACGCGCGTGGTGCAACTGGGCCGATCGTTTTGGCCTCGATCATGCCGAGGTGCTCGGCTTTATTCATGGCAAGCAGGCCATTACCTCCCTGCGACACTTTATGGTGGGAAAATCTGAGGCTGAGATCGCCGCGGAATTCACCCGCCTGGAGCAGATCGAAGCGACGGAAACCGCTGGGATCACCGCGCTGCCGGGGGCGGTTGATTTACTCAACCACCTCAATAAAGCGGGTATTCCATGGGCGATTGTGACCTCTGGATCTATGCCTGTCGCGCGGGCGCGCCACCGTGTCGCGGGGCTTCCTGCTCCTGAAGTGTTTGTCACCGCCGAGCGGGTAAAAAGAGGGAAGCCAGAGCCAGACGCCTATCTGCTCGGCGCGCAGCTTCTGGGTCTTGCGCCACAGGAATGCGCGGTGGTGGAAGATGCGCCTGCCGGAGTGCTCTCAGGACTGGCTGCAGGGTGTCATGTGATAGCGGTCAACGCGCCTGCGGATACGCCGCGTCTGGATGAGGTCGATTTTTCGCTGACCAGTCTGGAACATATTTCTGTGACCAAACAACCCAACGGAAATGTGGTCGTGGTAAGAAATACCTGA
- a CDS encoding YfbU family protein codes for MEMTNAQRLILSNQYKMMTMLDPTNAERYRRLQTIIERGYGLQMRELDREFGELTEETCRTIIDIMEMYHALHVSWTNLKDAQAIDERRVTFLGFDAATEARFLGYVRFMVNVEGRYTHFDAGTHGFNAQTPMWEKYQRMLNVWHSCPRQYHLSANEINQIINA; via the coding sequence ATGGAAATGACCAACGCTCAACGTCTGATTTTGTCGAATCAGTACAAAATGATGACTATGCTCGATCCCACTAACGCCGAGCGTTATCGTCGTTTGCAGACGATTATTGAACGCGGTTACGGCTTGCAGATGCGCGAGCTGGATCGTGAGTTTGGTGAGCTGACGGAAGAAACCTGTCGTACGATTATCGATATTATGGAGATGTATCACGCATTACATGTGTCCTGGACTAACCTTAAAGACGCGCAGGCTATTGATGAGCGTCGCGTGACCTTCCTCGGTTTTGACGCCGCAACGGAAGCCCGTTTCCTCGGGTACGTTCGTTTTATGGTTAATGTGGAAGGTCGTTATACCCACTTCGATGCAGGTACGCATGGCTTCAACGCCCAGACCCCGATGTGGGAAAAATATCAGCGTATGCTGAATGTCTGGCACTCTTGCCCGCGCCAGTATCACCTGAGCGCGAATGAAATTAACCAAATCATTAATGCCTGA
- a CDS encoding DUF412 domain-containing protein has translation MSTPDNRSVNFFSLFRRGQHYAKTWPMEKRLAPVFVENRVIRMTRYAIRFMPPIAVFTLCWQIALGGQLGPAVATALFALSLPMQGMWWLGKRSVTPLPPSILNWFYEVRGKLQEAGQALSPVEGKPDYQALADTLKRAFKQLDKTFLDDL, from the coding sequence ATGTCGACACCGGATAATCGTTCCGTCAATTTTTTTAGCTTGTTTCGCCGGGGGCAGCACTATGCGAAGACGTGGCCAATGGAAAAGCGCCTCGCGCCCGTGTTTGTTGAGAACCGCGTGATTCGCATGACGCGTTACGCAATCCGTTTTATGCCACCCATCGCTGTCTTCACCTTATGCTGGCAAATTGCGCTCGGCGGGCAGTTGGGACCGGCCGTGGCGACTGCGCTGTTTGCGCTCAGCCTGCCGATGCAGGGCATGTGGTGGCTGGGTAAACGTTCTGTAACGCCGCTGCCGCCTTCAATACTCAACTGGTTCTACGAAGTTCGGGGTAAATTGCAAGAGGCCGGGCAGGCGCTCTCACCGGTAGAAGGAAAGCCTGATTACCAGGCGCTGGCTGACACGCTTAAGCGCGCCTTCAAACAACTGGATAAAACTTTCCTCGATGATTTGTAA
- the ackA gene encoding acetate kinase, translated as MSSKLVLVLNCGSSSLKFAIIDAVNGEEYLSGLAECFHLPEARIKWKMDGGKQEAALGAGAAHSEALNFIVNTILAQKPELSAQLTAIGHRIVHGGEKYTSSVVIDDSVIQGIKDSASFAPLHNPAHLIGIAEALKSFPNLKDKNVAVFDTAFHQTMPEESYLYALPYSLYKEHGVRRYGAHGTSHFFVTQEAAKVLNKPVDELNIITCHLGNGGSVSAIRNGKCVDTSMGLTPLEGLVMGTRSGDIDPAIIFHLHDTLGMSVDQINKMLTKESGLLGLTEVTSDCRYVEDNYATKEDAKRAMDVYCHRLAKYIGAYTALMDGRLDAVVFTGGIGENAAMVRELSLGKLGVLGFDVDHERNLAARFGKSGFINKEGTRPALVIPTNEELVIAQDASRLTA; from the coding sequence ATGTCGAGTAAGTTAGTACTGGTTCTGAACTGCGGTAGCTCCTCACTGAAATTTGCCATCATCGATGCAGTAAACGGTGAAGAATACCTCTCTGGTTTAGCCGAATGTTTCCATCTCCCAGAAGCACGTATCAAGTGGAAAATGGACGGCGGTAAACAAGAAGCGGCTTTAGGTGCAGGCGCCGCTCACAGTGAAGCGCTGAACTTTATCGTTAACACTATTCTGGCACAAAAACCAGAATTGTCCGCGCAATTGACCGCTATTGGTCACCGTATCGTACACGGCGGCGAGAAGTACACCAGCTCCGTGGTTATCGATGATTCTGTTATCCAGGGCATCAAAGATTCCGCCTCTTTCGCACCGCTGCATAACCCGGCTCACCTGATCGGTATCGCAGAAGCGCTGAAATCCTTCCCGAATCTGAAAGACAAAAACGTAGCTGTATTCGACACCGCGTTCCATCAGACTATGCCGGAAGAGTCTTACCTCTATGCTCTGCCGTACAGCCTGTACAAAGAACACGGCGTTCGTCGTTACGGCGCGCACGGTACCAGCCACTTCTTCGTCACTCAGGAAGCGGCAAAAGTGCTGAACAAACCGGTTGATGAGCTGAACATCATCACTTGCCACCTGGGCAACGGCGGTTCTGTATCTGCTATCCGTAACGGTAAATGTGTTGATACCTCCATGGGTCTGACCCCGCTGGAAGGTCTGGTGATGGGTACGCGTTCCGGTGACATCGACCCGGCGATCATCTTCCACCTGCACGATACCCTGGGCATGAGCGTTGACCAGATCAACAAAATGCTGACCAAAGAGTCCGGCCTGCTGGGTCTGACCGAAGTCACCAGCGACTGCCGTTATGTTGAAGATAACTACGCCACTAAAGAAGACGCTAAACGTGCAATGGACGTTTACTGCCACCGTCTGGCGAAATACATCGGTGCTTACACCGCGCTGATGGATGGTCGTCTGGATGCCGTTGTCTTCACCGGTGGTATCGGTGAAAACGCAGCGATGGTTCGTGAACTGTCTCTGGGCAAACTGGGCGTTCTGGGCTTTGACGTTGACCACGAACGTAACCTGGCCGCACGTTTCGGCAAATCTGGTTTCATCAACAAAGAAGGTACCCGTCCTGCGCTGGTTATCCCAACCAACGAAGAACTGGTTATCGCGCAAGACGCGAGCCGCCTGACTGCCTGA
- the pta gene encoding phosphate acetyltransferase yields MSRIIMLIPTGTSVGLTSVSLGVIRAMERKGVRLSVFKPIAQPRAGGDAPDQTTSIVRANSSLPAAEPLKMSHVESLLSSNQKDVLMEEIIANYHANTKDAEVVLVEGLVPTRKHQFAQSLNYEIAKTLNAEIVFVMSQGTDTPEQLNERIELTRSSFGGAKNTNITGVIVNKLNAPVDEQGRTRPDLSEIFDDSSKAKVIKVDPAKLQESSPLPVLGAVPWSFDLIATRAIDMARHLNATIVNEGDINTRRVKSVTFCARSIPHMLEHFRAGSLLVTSADRPDVLVAACLAAMNGVEIGALLLTGGYEMDARITKLCERAFETGLPVFMVNTNTWQTSLSLQSFNLEVPVDDHERIEKVQEYVANYINADWIESLTATSERSRRLSPPAFRYQLTELARKAGKRVVLPEGDEPRTVKAAAICAERGIATCVLLGNPDEITRVAASQGVELGAGVEIVDPDVVRESYVARLVELRKNKGMTETVAREQLEDNVVLGTLMLEQDDVDGLVSGAVHTTANTIRPPLQLIKTAPGSSLVSSVFFMLLPEQVYVYGDCAINPDPTAEQLAEIAIQSAESAIAFGIEPRVAMLSYSTGTSGAGSDVEKVREATRLAQEKRPDLMIDGPLQYDAAVMADVAKSKAPNSPVAGRATVFIFPDLNTGNTTYKAVQRSADLISIGPMLQGMRKPVNDLSRGALVDDIVYTIALTAIQSSQQQQ; encoded by the coding sequence GTGTCCCGTATTATTATGCTGATCCCTACCGGAACCAGCGTCGGTCTGACCAGCGTCAGCCTTGGCGTGATCCGCGCAATGGAACGCAAAGGCGTTCGTCTGAGCGTCTTCAAGCCGATCGCTCAACCGCGTGCCGGTGGCGATGCGCCAGACCAGACTACCAGCATCGTCCGTGCTAACTCTTCTCTGCCAGCCGCTGAGCCGCTGAAGATGAGCCACGTTGAGTCTCTGCTGTCCAGCAATCAGAAAGATGTGCTGATGGAAGAGATCATCGCGAACTACCACGCGAACACCAAAGACGCTGAAGTTGTACTGGTTGAAGGCCTGGTCCCAACCCGTAAACATCAGTTCGCACAGTCTCTGAACTACGAAATCGCAAAAACGCTGAACGCGGAAATCGTCTTCGTGATGTCTCAGGGCACCGATACCCCGGAACAGCTGAACGAGCGTATTGAACTGACTCGCAGCAGCTTCGGCGGCGCGAAAAACACCAACATCACCGGCGTAATCGTTAACAAACTGAACGCACCGGTTGATGAGCAGGGCCGTACTCGCCCGGATCTGTCCGAGATTTTCGACGACTCTTCCAAAGCGAAAGTGATCAAAGTTGATCCGGCCAAACTGCAAGAATCCAGCCCGCTGCCGGTTCTGGGCGCGGTGCCATGGAGCTTCGATCTGATTGCTACTCGTGCAATCGATATGGCGCGTCACCTGAACGCCACCATCGTTAACGAAGGCGATATCAATACCCGTCGCGTGAAGTCTGTGACTTTCTGCGCACGTAGCATCCCGCACATGCTGGAGCACTTCCGCGCAGGCTCCCTGCTGGTAACTTCCGCAGATCGTCCTGACGTGCTGGTTGCAGCATGCCTGGCGGCCATGAACGGCGTAGAAATCGGCGCCCTGCTGCTGACTGGCGGCTATGAAATGGACGCGCGCATCACTAAGCTGTGCGAACGTGCATTTGAAACCGGCCTGCCGGTATTCATGGTGAATACCAACACCTGGCAGACCTCTCTGAGCCTGCAGAGCTTCAACCTGGAAGTTCCGGTTGACGATCACGAGCGCATTGAGAAAGTTCAGGAATACGTTGCTAACTACATCAACGCTGACTGGATTGAATCCCTGACCGCGACCTCTGAGCGCAGCCGTCGTCTGTCTCCGCCGGCGTTCCGTTATCAGTTGACTGAGCTGGCACGTAAAGCTGGCAAGCGCGTTGTTCTGCCTGAAGGCGACGAACCGCGTACCGTTAAAGCGGCGGCTATCTGTGCCGAACGTGGTATCGCAACCTGCGTACTGCTGGGTAACCCGGATGAGATCACTCGTGTTGCGGCCTCTCAGGGTGTTGAACTGGGCGCTGGCGTAGAAATCGTTGATCCAGATGTGGTTCGCGAAAGCTACGTTGCTCGTCTGGTCGAACTGCGTAAAAACAAAGGTATGACCGAAACCGTTGCCCGCGAACAGCTGGAAGACAACGTGGTTCTCGGTACCCTGATGCTGGAGCAGGACGACGTTGACGGCCTGGTTTCTGGTGCAGTTCACACCACCGCAAACACCATTCGTCCGCCGCTGCAGCTGATCAAAACTGCGCCGGGTAGCTCCCTGGTGTCTTCCGTGTTCTTCATGCTGCTGCCGGAACAGGTTTACGTTTACGGCGACTGCGCGATCAACCCGGATCCGACTGCAGAGCAGCTGGCAGAAATCGCGATTCAGTCCGCAGAATCCGCCATTGCCTTCGGTATCGAACCGCGCGTAGCGATGCTCTCCTACTCCACCGGCACCTCTGGTGCAGGTAGCGACGTAGAGAAAGTGCGTGAAGCGACTCGTCTGGCGCAGGAAAAACGTCCTGACCTGATGATCGATGGTCCGCTGCAGTATGACGCCGCTGTTATGGCTGACGTAGCAAAATCCAAAGCACCGAACTCTCCGGTTGCAGGTCGCGCTACCGTGTTCATCTTCCCGGATCTGAACACCGGTAACACCACCTACAAAGCGGTACAGCGTTCTGCCGACCTGATCTCCATCGGGCCGATGCTGCAGGGTATGCGCAAGCCGGTGAACGACCTGTCTCGTGGCGCGCTGGTAGACGATATCGTCTACACCATCGCTCTGACCGCGATCCAGTCTTCCCAACAGCAGCAGTAA
- the yfcC gene encoding putative basic amino acid antiporter YfcC, translated as MSAVTESQPARKWAMPDTLVIIFFVAILTSLATWVVPVGMFDSQEVQYQVDGQTKTRKVVDPHSFRILTNDAGEEQYHRVQFFTTGDERPGLMNFPFEGLTSGSKFGTAVGIIMFMLVIGGAFGIVMRTGTIDNGILALIRHTRGNEVLFIPVLFILFSLGGAVFGMGEEAVAFAIIIAPLMVRLGYDSITTVLVTYIATQIGFASSWMNPFCVVVAQGIAGVPVLSGSGLRIVVWIIATMIGLTFTLAYAARIKKNPLLSRVHESDRFFREQQDEVVERRFTLGDWLVLLVLTAVMIWVVWGVIVNAWFIPEIASQFFTMGLVIGIIGVVFRLNGMTVNVMASSFTEGARMMIAPALLVGFAKGILLLVGNGEAGEASVLNTLLNSIANGISGLDNAIAAWFMLLFQAVFNFFVTSGSGQAALTMPLLAPLGDLVGVNRQVTVLAFQFGDGFSHIIYPTSASLMATLGVCRVDFRNWLKVGATLLGLLFIMSSVVVIGAQIMGYH; from the coding sequence ATGTCAGCAGTAACAGAATCACAGCCAGCCAGAAAATGGGCGATGCCCGATACGCTGGTGATTATTTTTTTCGTCGCCATTTTAACCAGTCTGGCGACATGGGTTGTTCCCGTCGGGATGTTCGATAGCCAGGAAGTGCAGTATCAGGTTGATGGACAAACCAAAACCCGTAAGGTGGTCGATCCCCACTCTTTTCGAATTCTGACCAACGACGCGGGTGAAGAGCAGTATCACCGGGTGCAATTTTTCACCACCGGTGATGAACGCCCGGGCCTGATGAATTTTCCATTTGAAGGGTTAACCTCCGGATCGAAATTCGGCACCGCCGTCGGCATTATTATGTTTATGCTGGTGATTGGCGGCGCATTCGGCATCGTTATGCGTACCGGAACCATCGATAACGGCATCCTGGCGCTGATCCGCCATACGCGCGGGAACGAAGTCCTGTTTATCCCGGTGCTGTTTATTCTTTTCTCCTTAGGTGGCGCAGTGTTTGGCATGGGGGAAGAGGCCGTCGCCTTTGCCATTATCATTGCTCCGCTGATGGTGCGCCTGGGTTACGACAGTATCACCACCGTTCTGGTTACCTATATCGCGACTCAGATTGGCTTTGCCAGCTCGTGGATGAACCCGTTCTGCGTGGTGGTCGCGCAGGGTATTGCGGGCGTGCCGGTGCTCTCTGGTTCCGGTCTGCGCATCGTGGTGTGGATCATTGCCACGATGATTGGCCTGACCTTCACGCTGGCCTACGCGGCGCGCATCAAAAAGAATCCGCTATTGTCCCGGGTTCATGAGTCCGACCGCTTCTTTCGCGAGCAGCAGGACGAGGTTGTGGAACGACGCTTCACGCTGGGCGACTGGCTGGTGCTGCTGGTGCTGACAGCGGTGATGATTTGGGTGGTCTGGGGCGTTATCGTCAACGCGTGGTTTATTCCGGAAATCGCCAGCCAGTTCTTCACCATGGGGCTGGTGATTGGCATTATCGGCGTGGTCTTTCGGCTCAACGGCATGACGGTCAACGTCATGGCCTCCTCGTTTACCGAGGGGGCGCGCATGATGATTGCCCCTGCCCTGCTGGTCGGTTTTGCTAAAGGCATATTACTGCTGGTCGGCAACGGTGAGGCGGGCGAAGCCAGCGTGCTAAACACCCTGCTAAACAGCATTGCCAACGGCATTAGCGGGCTGGATAACGCCATCGCAGCGTGGTTTATGCTGCTGTTCCAGGCGGTGTTTAATTTCTTTGTGACTTCCGGCTCTGGTCAGGCCGCGTTGACCATGCCGTTATTAGCGCCATTGGGCGATCTGGTTGGCGTAAACCGTCAGGTCACCGTGCTGGCCTTCCAGTTTGGCGACGGCTTCAGTCATATTATCTATCCAACGTCGGCATCGCTGATGGCAACGTTAGGCGTTTGCCGGGTGGATTTTCGAAACTGGCTGAAGGTTGGCGCCACGCTGTTGGGACTGCTGTTTATTATGTCCAGCGTGGTGGTGATCGGCGCACAGATAATGGGTTACCATTAA
- the yfcD gene encoding NUDIX hydrolase YfcD, whose translation MVEQRRLASTEWVDIVNEDNEVIAQSSREQMRAQRLRHRATYIVVHDGMGKILVQRRTETKDFLPGMLDATAGGVVQADEQLLDSARREAEEELGIAGVPFAEHGQFYFEDQNCRVWGGLFSCVSHGPFALQEEEVSEVCWLTPEEITARCDEFTPDSLKALALWMTRNAKNESLKEEETE comes from the coding sequence ATGGTGGAACAGCGTCGTTTGGCAAGTACGGAATGGGTGGATATTGTGAATGAAGACAACGAAGTCATTGCACAATCCAGCCGGGAACAAATGCGGGCGCAACGCTTACGCCATCGTGCGACGTATATCGTTGTGCACGATGGTATGGGCAAAATTCTGGTTCAGCGTCGCACTGAGACAAAAGATTTTTTGCCCGGCATGCTGGATGCCACCGCAGGCGGTGTCGTGCAGGCTGACGAGCAGTTACTGGACTCAGCGCGCCGTGAAGCGGAAGAGGAACTGGGGATTGCGGGCGTGCCGTTTGCCGAGCATGGGCAGTTTTATTTTGAAGACCAGAACTGTCGCGTGTGGGGCGGGCTGTTTAGCTGCGTCTCCCACGGGCCGTTTGCGCTTCAGGAAGAAGAAGTGAGTGAAGTTTGCTGGCTGACGCCGGAAGAAATTACCGCGCGCTGCGACGAGTTCACGCCGGACTCACTGAAAGCCCTGGCGCTGTGGATGACCCGCAACGCCAAGAATGAATCGCTGAAAGAAGAAGAAACGGAATAA